The Puntigrus tetrazona isolate hp1 chromosome 3, ASM1883169v1, whole genome shotgun sequence nucleotide sequence taatcttttttttttttttttttttttttttttttttttttttgtattttgtttaatttaagaGAATTACAAATACTAATAAAGCAATAACATATGGACAAGATTAGTTGAGATTAAATATGGATACTGTTTGTTGCTTAGGGATACCATGTCCCAGTAATTGGAAAGCCGAATATGCCTCAGCAGCACCACATGCATAGATCAGGTAAGATAATATCAGCACAATTTCAGGTGCTTTTTCTTTAGACTTGGCCATTGTTAATATTGaagggttttatttatttatttttagggcAGGCAAGGGCAGGTGGACCAAGGCCATCTGGAAGTCGTCCTGCATGGGATCCGTAAGTATCCAGACGTGTATTATGAAAAGAATGCAGTTTCATCCATAGGTTCCTCCAAAGTTTCTTCAGATTCTTCACTCTTGTTTATTTGTCCTATAAGGTCCTCAAGTAGAGGGAGACCTCCTAGTGAACGACCACCAAGAACACAGCCTCCTCCAGTACAAAACCTTCCTCCTGTAGTCCCTCAAGTGTATGTGTCTCCTGCTCTTTTTCCTCCTCCACCACATCCTATGCCTCAGCCACCTGGTGGTGTTCCACAGCAGTATCCCATACAGTATCCTACAGGACAGCAGCCTCCCCCTCCCTACAACATTCCACCACCTGTATTTCCACCTGTCCCACCAAATGTGACTGCCCCATGGGTGCCTCCTGGTGCACAGCCACCTATAGCCAACCCCATCTCTACAATGCCAGCAACACCTTTTCTATCCAAGGAGGAGTTTTACCGTCAGCAGCGTAGGCTGAAAGAAGAGTAAGTAGATCTAACACTTAGTGATTTTTGTCAACATCATAATTTGTTTGAGTTccttttaaactaaattaaaaaattgtgtgcagtatcattgtttttttccaacTCATAATGTATGTTGTAATGAATTACCGAGGTTTAACTGCAAAGTCTTATTTTCTTCCTGTCTTTTGTTAAATAGTTCCCAATGTCGATTCGTTACCAGGGAGAAGAAGTCCAAACTTGAGGAATTTACTAATGACTTTGCCAAAGAGCTTTTGGAGTACAGAAAGATCCAGAAGGAGAGAAGGCGATCTTACTCTAGGTTTGGAAAATGGACAGGTGTCCACCACCAAGATGTCATTTTTGAGGGGCAACTTTTGCCATCATCTAAACTGTCTCTCTTCTTCTGCAGGTCAAAATCTCCTTATAGGGATTCCTCCTACAGTGGCTCATCATATTCATATTCCAAGTCCCGCTCTAGGTCCAGATCACCACGCTCCTACTCTCGGTCAGTTTCCCGATCTCGGTCAAGATCCCACTCACGCTCCCGTTCTCGATCACGCTCCTACTCTCGCTCACCATACTCCCGCAGGGGCCGAGGTCGAAGCCGTAGCTATCGATCTAGGTCACGCACTCCAACATACCATCGCTCCCGCAGTAGGTCACCATCATATAGGGGTCGGGAGATAAGTGGAATGGGAAGTGGGATCTATCGTTCCCGCTCTAGATCCCCACTATATAGGAATCACAGTCCCAACAAGAAACTTCCACCCCCATCTCAAATCGAGGGTGAGCGCAAATATGCAGGAAGGTACAGAGAGCTACCTCCGTATGATCCTAAGGAATATTATGGCCGCAACATAGACCAAAGTGACCCCTATGAGAGAGAGCGATATCGAGAGTGGGAAAGAGAGTACAGGGAGTGGTACGATAAATACTTCAAGAGCTACAACAACCCACCAAGTAGTCAAATGCGAGGCCGTGCTCCAGGCAACAGAGACCAATATACCCCTGAGCGTTTTGCACCTCCTAGACCAAGAGAAAACTCTCCTTATAGCAGAGGACGTCGGGAGGATTATCCGCCACCACCTCAGAGCCACGGCGTCCCATCAAGAAGCAGAGGTGGCATGACATACCAAGAGAAGTGTGCTGAGAAGTATGGACACCTTCATGTTAACACCACTGGAGCAGGAAGAGGGCTTAACAAAGAGTTTTTGAAACCTGTTAAGGACCGAGAACCTGGTGGTAGCACTGCTGCAGACCCTAAGTCTATGAAGCATAAAAAACATCgcaaaaagaagagagaagatGGTGACCCCTTCAGTCACTCTGACTCTATGGATGAATCCAGGAAAGATGACCGTAAAGAGGATTCTATGCTGATGAATTCAAGTCGTGATGATGCCACACCTGTCAGGGATGAACCCATGGATAGCTCTACTGTGCCCTACAAAACTACTCCTGtgaaggagaagaaagagaagtcAAAAAGCAAAACGGACAAAGTTAAAAGAAAGTCTGAAAACAGTGGGCAGAAGAAGGAAGCATCGGGAAAGATGTCAAAACCTGCTAGAGAGAAAGAATCTGATGTGCCACGAGACAAAGTGGCTCCCACCGAACCAGCCATTAAGAGGGTCAAAGACGAACCATCCCACAAATCTGAACCAAGCAAACCTCAATCTTCAGAGTCCAAACTCATGCTCCCACGCAAGCTGATGCAGTCCAGGCCCATCAAACACCATCAGGAAGTAAAGCCCATTAAAGATGAGCTCAAAAGCAAGAAAGAATTGGTAAAAGACCCTGTAAAGCCAGATAAAATTCCTATTAAAGATGCCAAGTTCCCCAAAAAAGAGCCAGAGAAGCCTGTGAAAACTGAGGAAAAGATGCCTGCAAAGACAGTTGATactaaacaagacaaaaagaaacGAAAAGATGACAAGCCCCCTGCAAAAGACCTAGATGTTCCTCCACTAAAAGTAGCAAAAATAGAAGTTGAAGTAGCTAAAAGCTCTCCAAAACTTAAACCTAGACTGGATAGCGAAAAGCCAGTTGAAAAGGAGAAAGTAGCTATTCCATCTCTGATGGACATTAAACCAGAGCCTATAAGAAAGATTAAAATCAACAGGGAAATTGGCAAAAGAATATCTAGCATTGATCGACCACTTTCAGCTGAGGACTCTCCTCATGTCATGGGAAAGGGCAGATTGGACAAGTCTAGAGGAAAATTGAGGAGGAAGGTTCATGCTCCTGATGGGTCAGGGTCCATATTGGTTGATTACACCAGGTgagatgattttaaataaaagtactttgcaacttgtattttcttttaatctgtACTATCaacttattcatatttattgtgtttgatagCACCAGTTCTACAGGTGGAAGCCCCATCAAAAAGTATGAAGACAAGCTTGACCTAAAGAAGACTGTGGTGAAGACCCTGGAGGAATATACCAATGACAGCTCCACCCCTGCTGAGGATGAAATTGTCATGATCCAGGTACCCCGTTCCAAGTGGGAGAAGGAGGACTATGACTCGGAGGACGATGAGTCCAAGGCTGCCAACAGAACAAGCAGCATCAACACATCCAGCTCTGCTCCTTCAGGAGAGAGCACTGCACTGAAATCAGCTGGCAAGGAGTCTCCAAATGCTGATAAAGCTCCACCAATCTCCAAAGAGGCAGAAGTAAAACCTTGCAAGGACTCCACATCTGGTGATAAGGAGAAAGATGCtgacaaagaaaaagacagagagcgAGAACGAGACCGAGGGAAAGAAAAAGACCGCAATAGCACTGCAGACCGTGAGGCAACTGACAAAAGAAAACCTAGTGTACCTAACCAGGAAAGAGAGCGTGCGCAGGAGAAGGGCAGTGACCATGGCAGTGAACGAAGCTCTTCTTCCCAGTCCTCCAGAGATAGACAAGCTGACAGGCCTGAACCTACCTCTAGAAAACCAGCAGGAAGGGAGACCACTACAGGCGTCCCCAGTAGAAAAACAGAGCATAGAGATGATACAAGAGACCATTTAGGCACTAGatcaaaagaagaaagaaatccaATTAGGAGGAGATCATCACTCTCCCGGCCCCAAAGGATAAAGGACTTGCACACAGACTCTGGAAGAAAGTCTCTCGAAGCATCTCAGGAGTCACAAAGTCCAAGTAGGAATAAAAGAGCATCATCGCAGAATGCCCCAGAGCCAAAACGAACAGGGCTGGATGACCACAAAGGAGACTGGCCGTGCAGTAAGGAAAGCCATGGTTCTAGGCATTCTGATGTACGTAACGCAAAAGACCGGGAACACAGGACTCCTCATAGAGCTTTGACTCCAGAGCCTAGGACTGATGCCGAGAAAGGTGGCGCGTATGGCGACCACATCAAAATCCCATCAGCGCGGTCCACGAGACTGTCTTCAGATTTAGCACGGGAAACAGACGAGGCTGCGTTTGTCCCTGATTACAGCGAAAGCGACAGCGAGACCTCAGACATTGAGAGCAAAACGGAGCAGAGAGGGCGAGACAGGGACAGCAGCGGCAGCCAGAGTCCAAGCCCATCTGGCAGCCACGGACACAGCAGCAGCCCCAGCTCTCCCGGCAGTCAAGAcagcaaaaagaagaaaaaggacaaaaaggagaagaaggaaaagaagaaacacaagaagcacaaaaaacacaaaaagcataaGAAACATACGAGCAATGAGTCTGAATCAGAGCTCAAaggacagaaacacaaacataagAAAAAGAAGTCTAAAAAGAGCAAGGACAAAGACAAAGATGACAAagatgagagcgagagagacgaACACAAGGCAAAAGTAtctgtttaattcattttaggtttaaccatttgtttgatttatgcATCTTTAAGCAGCattgggaaaaataaaaaatactgttctGCAGAGAAGTTTAATTAATGTTCAGATTGCATTGTTTTCgggatttgtttttgtttttcttcaatggttaacttttttttttttttggaccacGCTAACCTCTCCCATCAGTGCTAGAGAGTAGTTActtaaatgatacattttattttattttgggttcTGAGTTTTCAAAAATTTTTGGTTCTCATTTAAAACTGTTGCAGATTACATCATGGTTTTGCGTTAAGGCAACTGTAGAGGAAGCACTTTAGAAATGTGAATGTGACTGCAGATTTGCAAAATTTGCAAAGGATTGCAAAAGCCCTTTTGTACCTCATCTCTTGTACGTTTAATTTGGAGAGAGACACATCATTATGACAGTATGATAATATTGTTACAGAGGTAACAGAGTGGCATCCAGCCATTGGGGGCAAGCTGATTTACAAAGTGTATGTTTTTGCACTGTGAATATTTCCTCTACTCTTTCGTTTTATTCTAATTCACCTTCATAAGAGTAATTTAAATTATCTGCTGAAATGGAATTGCATATGTTTTGAGggtaataaatttttttcaggaaatataaACGGTCtctgttgtttattttcatgccttggtaataaaaaatacttcgGAACCATAGCTGACTCTTTCTAGTTCTTCATTGTACATCAAATTCATCAGTACCAATGTTTCTGTTAGTCTTtaggtttaatatttaattgtaagtggttgggttttttttttttttttttttttttttttttttttttttttacaatgctataccatctgaggcatattctttttttgaatCTTTAACGATTCAAGCTGATTTGACTATTCTTGCAAATGTGgctgtttcttttaaaacctttCTATTGCCAAGACCAATTAACTTTAAGTGCCTTACTGTACCTAAACTTTAATTTGTAAGAAAAAGTCTGGCGTGAGGTgtaataggttttttttgttcgtttttgtAGTTACTTGGCTATTTGACTTAACAATTTCAAAATTTGAGACCAGGAAAACAAGTTCTACACAAAAGAAGTGCATCTTCTCAATTTCTGTGAGGCTTCTTCAGACAGGCCTGTATTAGAGGGAATGTCATCATTCTAATTATTTCCTGAAATAatctgtattaaaatataaaggttAAACGTTGTCAAAGAGTGGAATACAATGCCAGCTAGCACTATTAAAGTACATACCTTGGATACCAGGGTCAGTGTCCTTTGAATTACAGAAACGACCTTATCCTACATTGATTTTAGTAGATCCACGCATTTCTTTCAATAAGCCGACAAGTGTTCTCTGGAAT carries:
- the rbbp6 gene encoding E3 ubiquitin-protein ligase RBBP6 isoform X1, which produces MSCVHYKFSSKLNYDTVTFDGLHITLSDLKRQIMGREKLKAADCDLQITNAQTKEEYTDDGALIPKNSSVIIRRIPIGGLKSTSKTFVIDRSEPSGSSKAIDDSSSISLALLSKTANLAETNASEEDKIKAMMSQSNHDYDPIHYAKKLVGPPPPNYTCFRCGKTGHYIRNCPTNGQDRSFEAPQRIKKSTGIPRSFMVEVDDPNRKGVMLTNSGIYAIPTIDAEAYAIGKKEKPPFLPQNQSSSSEEEDPVPDELLCLICKDLMTDAVVIPCCGNSYCDECIRTCLLESDEHVCPTCKQSDVSPDALIANKFLRQAVNNFRNETGYTKRIRKAAAAHQAAAQGAQTQAPAQRPPMRLATSRQQDPLMANIPSSAADSTPPQSTPAPLSPVSTHQPSSTPPSSSSSTVNSSSAPAASNYSPVVNSPQHSTKQDDPPPSKEPEVPASTVVPSTDATAPTTSIPMGYHVPVIGKPNMPQQHHMHRSGQARAGGPRPSGSRPAWDPSSSRGRPPSERPPRTQPPPVQNLPPVVPQVYVSPALFPPPPHPMPQPPGGVPQQYPIQYPTGQQPPPPYNIPPPVFPPVPPNVTAPWVPPGAQPPIANPISTMPATPFLSKEEFYRQQRRLKEDSQCRFVTREKKSKLEEFTNDFAKELLEYRKIQKERRRSYSRSKSPYRDSSYSGSSYSYSKSRSRSRSPRSYSRSVSRSRSRSHSRSRSRSRSYSRSPYSRRGRGRSRSYRSRSRTPTYHRSRSRSPSYRGREISGMGSGIYRSRSRSPLYRNHSPNKKLPPPSQIEGERKYAGRYRELPPYDPKEYYGRNIDQSDPYERERYREWEREYREWYDKYFKSYNNPPSSQMRGRAPGNRDQYTPERFAPPRPRENSPYSRGRREDYPPPPQSHGVPSRSRGGMTYQEKCAEKYGHLHVNTTGAGRGLNKEFLKPVKDREPGGSTAADPKSMKHKKHRKKKREDGDPFSHSDSMDESRKDDRKEDSMLMNSSRDDATPVRDEPMDSSTVPYKTTPVKEKKEKSKSKTDKVKRKSENSGQKKEASGKMSKPAREKESDVPRDKVAPTEPAIKRVKDEPSHKSEPSKPQSSESKLMLPRKLMQSRPIKHHQEVKPIKDELKSKKELVKDPVKPDKIPIKDAKFPKKEPEKPVKTEEKMPAKTVDTKQDKKKRKDDKPPAKDLDVPPLKVAKIEVEVAKSSPKLKPRLDSEKPVEKEKVAIPSLMDIKPEPIRKIKINREIGKRISSIDRPLSAEDSPHVMGKGRLDKSRGKLRRKVHAPDGSGSILVDYTSTSSTGGSPIKKYEDKLDLKKTVVKTLEEYTNDSSTPAEDEIVMIQVPRSKWEKEDYDSEDDESKAANRTSSINTSSSAPSGESTALKSAGKESPNADKAPPISKEAEVKPCKDSTSGDKEKDADKEKDRERERDRGKEKDRNSTADREATDKRKPSVPNQERERAQEKGSDHGSERSSSSQSSRDRQADRPEPTSRKPAGRETTTGVPSRKTEHRDDTRDHLGTRSKEERNPIRRRSSLSRPQRIKDLHTDSGRKSLEASQESQSPSRNKRASSQNAPEPKRTGLDDHKGDWPCSKESHGSRHSDVRNAKDREHRTPHRALTPEPRTDAEKGGAYGDHIKIPSARSTRLSSDLARETDEAAFVPDYSESDSETSDIESKTEQRGRDRDSSGSQSPSPSGSHGHSSSPSSPGSQDSKKKKKDKKEKKEKKKHKKHKKHKKHKKHTSNESESELKGQKHKHKKKKSKKSKDKDKDDKDESERDEHKAKVSV
- the rbbp6 gene encoding E3 ubiquitin-protein ligase RBBP6 isoform X2 is translated as MSCVHYKFSSKLNYDTVTFDGLHITLSDLKRQIMGREKLKAADCDLQITNAQTKEEYTDDGALIPKNSSVIIRRIPIGGLKSTSKTFVIDRSEPSGSSKAIDDSSSISLALLSKTANLAETNASEEDKIKAMMSQSNHDYDPIHYAKKLVGPPPPNYTCFRCGKTGHYIRNCPTNGDRSFEAPQRIKKSTGIPRSFMVEVDDPNRKGVMLTNSGIYAIPTIDAEAYAIGKKEKPPFLPQNQSSSSEEEDPVPDELLCLICKDLMTDAVVIPCCGNSYCDECIRTCLLESDEHVCPTCKQSDVSPDALIANKFLRQAVNNFRNETGYTKRIRKAAAAHQAAAQGAQTQAPAQRPPMRLATSRQQDPLMANIPSSAADSTPPQSTPAPLSPVSTHQPSSTPPSSSSSTVNSSSAPAASNYSPVVNSPQHSTKQDDPPPSKEPEVPASTVVPSTDATAPTTSIPMGYHVPVIGKPNMPQQHHMHRSGQARAGGPRPSGSRPAWDPSSSRGRPPSERPPRTQPPPVQNLPPVVPQVYVSPALFPPPPHPMPQPPGGVPQQYPIQYPTGQQPPPPYNIPPPVFPPVPPNVTAPWVPPGAQPPIANPISTMPATPFLSKEEFYRQQRRLKEDSQCRFVTREKKSKLEEFTNDFAKELLEYRKIQKERRRSYSRSKSPYRDSSYSGSSYSYSKSRSRSRSPRSYSRSVSRSRSRSHSRSRSRSRSYSRSPYSRRGRGRSRSYRSRSRTPTYHRSRSRSPSYRGREISGMGSGIYRSRSRSPLYRNHSPNKKLPPPSQIEGERKYAGRYRELPPYDPKEYYGRNIDQSDPYERERYREWEREYREWYDKYFKSYNNPPSSQMRGRAPGNRDQYTPERFAPPRPRENSPYSRGRREDYPPPPQSHGVPSRSRGGMTYQEKCAEKYGHLHVNTTGAGRGLNKEFLKPVKDREPGGSTAADPKSMKHKKHRKKKREDGDPFSHSDSMDESRKDDRKEDSMLMNSSRDDATPVRDEPMDSSTVPYKTTPVKEKKEKSKSKTDKVKRKSENSGQKKEASGKMSKPAREKESDVPRDKVAPTEPAIKRVKDEPSHKSEPSKPQSSESKLMLPRKLMQSRPIKHHQEVKPIKDELKSKKELVKDPVKPDKIPIKDAKFPKKEPEKPVKTEEKMPAKTVDTKQDKKKRKDDKPPAKDLDVPPLKVAKIEVEVAKSSPKLKPRLDSEKPVEKEKVAIPSLMDIKPEPIRKIKINREIGKRISSIDRPLSAEDSPHVMGKGRLDKSRGKLRRKVHAPDGSGSILVDYTSTSSTGGSPIKKYEDKLDLKKTVVKTLEEYTNDSSTPAEDEIVMIQVPRSKWEKEDYDSEDDESKAANRTSSINTSSSAPSGESTALKSAGKESPNADKAPPISKEAEVKPCKDSTSGDKEKDADKEKDRERERDRGKEKDRNSTADREATDKRKPSVPNQERERAQEKGSDHGSERSSSSQSSRDRQADRPEPTSRKPAGRETTTGVPSRKTEHRDDTRDHLGTRSKEERNPIRRRSSLSRPQRIKDLHTDSGRKSLEASQESQSPSRNKRASSQNAPEPKRTGLDDHKGDWPCSKESHGSRHSDVRNAKDREHRTPHRALTPEPRTDAEKGGAYGDHIKIPSARSTRLSSDLARETDEAAFVPDYSESDSETSDIESKTEQRGRDRDSSGSQSPSPSGSHGHSSSPSSPGSQDSKKKKKDKKEKKEKKKHKKHKKHKKHKKHTSNESESELKGQKHKHKKKKSKKSKDKDKDDKDESERDEHKAKVSV